One window of Acipenser ruthenus chromosome 17, fAciRut3.2 maternal haplotype, whole genome shotgun sequence genomic DNA carries:
- the LOC117423236 gene encoding ATPase family AAA domain-containing protein 5-like isoform X2 gives MGCLKWALFTAPHVMNKHKQIVTTVLACPPIGGIGRAKGVQLQADMVGVVAMASVVEDFETQPCKKQREDVETPAKTIASYFLPVPKAVEKPFSPPRSNNIMSYFKKTPPATCKSTTLDKAKETADQTPETPGKTKTHRLSREKKLGKGVNLSKQLNSIQKKSCEEAVVIADSSNDSCSVVESGREELVTGILGSDTAALLAQISADSYVMEDTQEETTSGQTLRTDLKEKVLKMPPKKRKYTKRKQKVKPQSEDKPPQVSLEKPLKEDEEGKDEPAVKTKSRAKQTARIQVSRESDSAPCETSLEGNQDGAFSLNDSTVTISFEEFLESQKEGGASTSPAGLEAERREAVEQSPPLQLSPRTVTTQAQVHRVFRPPASAGPAKKPQKKIASIFCKNRKDDEVQFVEIGQVPCDENVEQAAPKRKSNVVMEEEELELAVIETAASSPLKPKCTLEEKKQFMDAFKKPTLDGSKSRLKKGPSKQKEATEKAVNRQEEGEKSDRTEKDEEKESDAVTEKGKDGKLATAERRGRKLTKRGRKCAAKAEEDASNTVTAEEVSGAGKNLNPEEAVEQRSTAVTPVPAEKTNRKLTRGGAKQTSAGSTPSTNMRRGELAARPSKLSQDSPVQVLTPRMSRRKGGVYRSEMITAPDDTQSPIRMRFSRVFPRSPRGSRKAAGVEEDSEMTPRSSKKKNTLKAKKLVQKAKALKQKSSKGSVESAESLRRSSRQQDLPTRKSYYEDEDSVVMVEDSIEDCSPASDVLSARRTQKKLRSLNDVLGKNVAPKNSADSKAALCKKAPKTGVISIFDDSSRDDSENSQGDEQFRAKRDFLKSGLPDTLKRQIAKTAASREVYSIACASFQAVTHVLQRSPECALWTLTWPASPLLKQLREDSDELTITKAAKCVVSLVEFTDLKSRSTFVKPTIELSGWRVDFSEEVRKCLLEEIRSSNPPFPVRRFYNWFMKKRTEHLLLPIAAAPDPEEASCLPVDQLQTGGKRKRCEDGGEEDKAPKRKRAGRGESAVILIGDSPENAQDRPARRGRGAAAEEACREAPVKGRLSRRSRRKQQQQDDVIMLEDNKQPAGDAVKQDSVKEDVLWTEKYQPQHSSEVIGNSGAVKKLHSWLKEWKLRADREEKKKQKEKKQEKEKSAWDDDDFKDDQSEDELEDLLCNTVLITGPPGVGKTAAVYACAQELGFKVFEVNASSQRSGRQILSQLKEATQSHQVDIQGVNMHKPSYFSSSTVSKSLFNTITNSPRKVNSPRKVVSSPRKLPQSPRGAGPKKGKLAPTALADFFNVKARAKDKEKGKPGKEEKHVDEEKLQKPSKGKKGGTQGKEALATKPASEYKGVLTEEPSKKTATSLILFEEVDVIFEDDSGFLAAIKTFMATTKRPVILTTSDPTFNLMFDGCFEEIHFKTPSVVNVASYLQLLCLTENLRTDVKDFSSLLALNNCDIRQSLLHLQFWTRTGGGSLVDRPLSVPAVTESHVEKHGPVVRTGAKQSSESKPVCLQPREAVLRDVPKCDVGCSENLLGLQNIEYSQDLLSVLQHKISTAGDWSKLLQLLAECRGTRLDFTYSNLELLLPLPVKFLPESSEKPPAEEADPEPEPLALSQKADVPLEGVVSAEPSPLKVSSRMKRKRRLELLLDDRDPFQSDSDSEDSFQSLPPTAPTLHAKENPIHSDAASKPAFVKPVKKPQTPAEHTCSQLVSQCLDSLSEFLDHMSFLDSSLLKEAVEKEGPCKWDQSRWSAAEIKNGLSDERRSERCDWRSSRSSAEIKVAVEWLSFQKCRTVISEAMDSTLSRCKELGKDPTEELTLPVSAHRNGVSFIQSAPCKPSSVVHKRSEIMKTVFSNKSFISQGNRQAAVVDYLPTLRGICRAEKLKEECRVKRRFLHYFKGMNLDLPKQTVDALAADFP, from the exons ATGGGCTGCCTCAAGTGGGCGCTGTTTACCGCGCCCCACGTCATGAATAAACACAAGCAGATCGTGACGACAGTCCTCGCCTGCCCTCCGATTGGTGGAATCGGCCGTGCCAAAG GTGTGCAACTACAAGCAGATATGGTTGGGGTAGTGGCAATGGCATCTGTGGTTGAAGACTTTGAGACACAA CCGTGCAAGAAGCAAAGGGAAGATGTTGAAACTCCTGCTAAAACAATCGCCAGCTACTTCCTACCTGTGCCTAAAGCAGTTGAGAAACCTTTCTCTCCCCCGAGATCGAATAACATCATGTCCTATTTCAAAAAGACACCCCCAGCAACTTGCAAAAGCACTACACTGGACAAAGCTAAGGAAACGGCAGACCAGACTCCTGAAACCCCGGGAAAGACTAAGACTCACCGCCTCAGCAGAGAGAAGAAGCTGGGTAAAGGGGTGAATTTGAGCAAGCAGTTGAACAGTATCCAGAAGAAAAGCTGCGAGGAAGCGGTGGTGATCGCTGACTCCAGCAATGACTCCTGCAGTGTTGTGGAGAGCGGTCGCGAGGAGCTAGTCACTGGAATACTGGGCAGCGACACGGCAGCACTGCTCGCTCAGATCAGCGCAGACAGCTACGTGATGGAAGACACCCAGGAAGAGACAACGTCCGGCCAAACCTTGAGAACAGACCTCAAAGAAAAGGTGCTTAAAATGCCCCCCAAGAAGAGAAAATACACCAAAAGGAAGCAGAAGGTGAAACCTCAAAGCGAGGATAAACCCCCACAGGTTTCGCTAGAAAAGCCGCTGAAAGAAGATGAAGAAGGGAAAGATGAACCTGCTGTCAAAACAAAGTCCAGAGCAAAGCAGACGGCCCGAATCCAGGTGTCTCGGGAGTCCGACAGCGCTCCGTGCGAGACGAGCCTGGAAGGGAATCAGGACGGCGCTTTCAGTTTAAACGACAGCACGGTTACCATCTCCTTCGAGGAGTTCCTGGAGAGTCAGAAGGAGGGCGGTGCCTCTACGTCCCCGGCAGGCTTGGAGGCTGAACGCAGGGAGGCGGTGGAGCAGAGTCCACCTCTGCAGCTTTCACCCAGGACCGTCACCACCCAAGCACAGGTTCATCGCGTCTTTCGGCCCCCCGCCTCGGCTGGCCCGGCTAAGAAACCTCAGAAGAAAATCGCCTCCATCTTTTGTAAGAACAGGAAAGACGACGAGGTCCAGTTCGTTGAAATCGGGCAGGTTCCCTGTGATGAAAACGTGGAGCAGGCAGCCCCCAAAAGAAAGTCGAATGTGGTGATGGAGGAAGAGGAGCTGGAACTGGCGGTAATCGAGACTGCTGCCAGCAGCCCTCTCAAGCCCAAGTGCACCCTGGAGGAGAAGAAGCAGTTCATGGACGCGTTCAAGAAGCCCACTCTGGACGGGTCCAAGAGCAGACTGAAAAAGGGCCCCAGCAAGCAGAAGGAGGCAACAGAGAAAGCTGTGAACCGACAAGAGGAAGGAGAAAAGAGCGACAGGACAGAAAAAGACGAGGAGAAGGAGTCTGACGCCGTCACTGAAAAGGGCAAGGATGGGAAGCTGGCCACGGCAGAGAGGAGAGGCAGAAAGCTGACGAAAAGAGGCAGGAAATGCGCAGCGAAAGCAGAGGAAGATGCTTCCAACACAGTGACCGCAGAGGAGGTATCAGGGGCTGGCAAGAATCTGAATCCGGAGGAGGCTGTTGAACAGAGATCTACTGCTGTCACCCCCGTGCCAGCTGAGAAGACTAACAGGAAGCTCACAAGAGGAGGCGCCAAGCAGACGTCCGCTGGCTCAACACCCTCTACAAACATGCGTCGCGGAGAGCTGGCTGCTCGTCCCAGTAAGCTGTCGCAGGACAGCCCGGTACAGGTATTGACCCCGAGAATGAGCAGGCGGAAAGGTGGTGTCTACAGGTCTGAGATGATTACAGCCCCCGACGATACCCAGAGCCCCATCAG GATGAGGTTTAGTCGTGTGTTCCCACGCAGCCCTCGAGGATCTAGAAAGGCTGCTGGTGTTGAAGAAGATTCAGAAATGACTCCAAGGAGCAGCAAG AAAAAGAATACGTTAAAAGCCAAGAAACTGGTTCAGAAAGCCAAGGCTCTGAAGCAGAAGTCGTCCAAGGGTTCTGTGGAAAGCGCTGAGTCTTTAAGACGATCATCTCGGCAACAAGATCTTCCAACGAGAAAGAGCTATTATGAGGATGAG GACTCTGTGGTCATGGTTGAAGATTCGATAGAGGATTGCAGTCCAGCCTCTGACGTGCTGTCGGCACGGAGGACTCAAAAGAAGCTCCGCAGTTTGAACGATGTCTTGGGAAAGAATGTAGCGCCGAAGAACTCTGCTG ATTCCAAAGCTGCTCTTTGTAAGAAGGCACCTAAAACTGGAGTCATCTCCATCTTTGATGACAGCAG TCGCGATGACTCTGAGAactctcagggtgatgagcagttcCGAGCCAAGAGGGACTTCTTAAAGAGTGGTTTGCCCGACACCCTGAAGAGACAGATTGCTAAAACTGCAGCCAGTCGGGAGGTCTACTCGATTGCGTGTGCGTCGTTCCAGGCCGTCACGCATGTATTGCAGAGATCTCCGG aGTGTGCCCTGTGGACACTGACGTGGCCTGCGTCCCCTCTGCTGAAGCAGCTGAGAGAAGATAGTGACGAACTGACAATAACAAAGGCTGCAAAGTGTGTCGTTTCATTAGTGGAATTCACAGATTTGAAATCCAGGTCTACGTTTGTCAAACCCACAATTGAG CTGTCTGGCTGGAGAGTGGATTTCTCTGAAGAAGTGAGAAAGTGTTTGTTGGAGGAAATCAGGTCATCTAACCCACCTTTCCCAGTGCGAAGGTTTTACAATTGGTTCATGAAGAAACGCACTGAACACCTTTTACTGCCCATTGCTGCAGCCCCAG ATCCTGAAGAAGCGTCCTGTTTACCCGTGGACCAGCTGCAGACTGGCGGAAAGAGAAAGCGCTGTGAGGACGGTGGAGAAGAGGACAAGGCTCCCAAGCGAAAGAGGGCGGGCCGCGGGGAGAGTGCTGTGATTCTGATCGGTGATTCTCCTGAAAACGCCCAGGATAGACCAGCGAGGAGAGGCCGAGGCGCCGCTGCGGAGGAGGCTTGCAGAGAAGCCCCAGTGAAGGGGAGGCTGAGCCGCAGGTCGAGgcgcaagcagcagcagcaggatgaTGTCATCATGCTGGAGGACAACAAGCAGCCTGCAGGCGATGCAGTCAAACAAG ATTCAGTAAAGGAGGATGTATTGTGGACCGAGAAATACCAACCCCAGCACTCCAGTGAAGTGATTGGCAACTCGGGTGCTGTAAAGAAGTTACACAG ttggtTGAAAGAGTGGAAACTAAGAGCGGACCGtgaggaaaagaaaaaacagaaggagaagaaacaagaaaaagaaaagagtG CCTGGGACGATGATGATTTCAAAGATGACCAGTCGGAGGATGAGCTCGAGGATCTTCTGTGTAACACCGTGCTCATCACAGGGCCCCCTGGAGTGGGGAAGACGGCAGCCGTCTATGCTTGTGCGCAGGAGCTGGGTTTTAAG GTGTTTGAGGTGAATGCATCCTCGCAGCGCAGTGGGAGGCAGATTCTGTCCCAGCTGAAGGAAGCCACCCAGTCCCACCAGGTTGACATACAAGGAGTGAACATGCACAAGCCCAGCTACTTCAGCAGCAGCACTGTCAGCAAGTCTCTATTCAACACCATCACCAACTCTCCAA gaaaagtGAATTCCCCGCGGAAGGTGGTCTCCTCCCCCAGGAAGCTCCCCCAGTCCCCCCGAGGAGCAGGGCCCAAGAAAGGGAAGCTGGCCCCCACAGCCCTCGCTGACTTCTTCAATGTCAAGGCAAGAGCCAAAGACAAGGAGAAGGGAAAACCGGGAAAGGAAGAGAAGCACGTGGATGAAG aaaagtTGCAGAAGCCCTCCAAAGGGAAGAAAGGGGGCACTCAAGGAAAAGAGGCGCTGGCGACCAAGCCTGCTTCTGAGTACAAGGGAGTGCTGACAGAGGAGCCCAGCAAGAAGACTGCAACGTCTCTCATCCTGTTCGAAGAG GTCGATGTTATTTTTGAGGATGATTCTGGATTTTTGGCTGCTATCAAGACGTTCATGGCAACAACCAAGAGGCCTGTAATCTTAACCACTAGCG ATCCAACATTTAACTTGATGTTTGATGGCTGCTTcgaagaaatacattttaaaactcctTCTGTG GTTAATGTTGCAAGCTATCTGCAACTCCTTTGCTTGACTGAGAACTTGAGAACCGATGTGAAGGATTTTTCCTCTCTCCTCGCCTTAAATAACTGTGACATCCGGCAAAGCCTGCTCCACCTGCAGTTCTGGACCCGGACTGGAGGGGGCAGTCTTGTGGATCGGCCGCTCTCTGTTCCAG ctgtaaCGGAGTCTCATGTTGAGAAGCATGGTCCTGTGGTGAGAACTGGTGCTAAACAGAGTTCAGAGAGCAAACCTGTGTGTCTGCAGCCTAGGGAGGCTGTTCTGCGTGATGTGCCAAAATGTGACGTGGGCTGTTCTGAAAATCTGCTGGGTTTACAGAATATAGAGTATTCACAGGATCTGCTCTCTGTGCTTCAG CATAAGATCTCCACTGCAGGGGACTGGAGTAAACTTCTCCAGCTGCTTGCAGAGTGCCGGGGGACGAGGCTGGATTTCACGTACAGCAATCTGGAGCTGCTCCTGCCGTTGCCAGTGAAGTTCCTGCCTGAATCCAGTGAAAAGCCTCCGGCTGAGGAGGCTGATCCCGAACCCGAACCCTTGGCACTTTCCCAGAAGGCTGATGTTCCTCTGGAGGGTGTCGTCTCTGCAGAGCCCAGCCCTTTGAAAGTCTCCTCGAGGATGAAGAGGAAACGAaggctggagctgctgctggacGACCGGGATCCGTTTCAGTCTGATTCAGACTCTGAGGACAGCTTCCAATCACTACCTCCAACAGCCCCTACCTTGCACGCCAAGGAAAACCCCATTCATTCAGACGCTGCTTCTAAGCCAGCTTTTGTAAAGCCCGTAAAGAAACCCCAAACTCCAGCGGAACACACCTGCTCCCAGCTTGTATCCCAGTGCCTCGATTCCTTATCCGAGTTCCTGGACCACATGTCGTTCTTGGATTCTTCCCTTCTCAAGGAAGCTGTGGAAAAGGAGGGGCCTTGCAAATGGGATCAGTCTCGCTGGTCCGCTGCAGAAATTAAGAACGGACTGTCAGACGAGAGGCGGTCAGAGCGTTGCGACTGGAGGAGTTCTCGGAGCTCTGCGGAGATCAAAGTGGCAGTGGAGTGGCTGAGTTTTCAGAAGTGTCGGACAGTTATTTCGGAGGCGATGGACAGCACGCTGAGCCGGTGTAAAGAACTGGGGAAGGATCCCACGGAGGAGCTGACCCTTCCAGTCTCCGCACACAGAAACGGAGTGAGCTTCATTCAGAGTGCGCCCTGTAAACCAAG CAGCGTGGTGCACAAGAGATCTGAAATAATGAAGACTGTGTTCTCCAACAAGTCCTTTATCAGTCAGGGTAACAGACAGGCTGCCGTGGTGGACTACCTGCCTACGCTCAGGGGCATTTGCAGAGCCGAAAAGTTGAAAGAAGAATGCAGAGTAAAGCGAAG ATTTCTGCACTACTTTAAGGGAATGAACCTTGATCTCCCCAAACAAACTGTAGATGCTCTGGCAGCTGACTTTCCTTAA